The following coding sequences lie in one Capsicum annuum cultivar UCD-10X-F1 chromosome 5, UCD10Xv1.1, whole genome shotgun sequence genomic window:
- the LOC107870535 gene encoding polygalacturonase At1g48100, protein MEKKLNLLCLTIITNILLLYSYSLNVEGRHHISKKTKTKSITSHAPSSPVEGSVKQPSPSQPSPLSPPPASSPSNVVPSDPSYGGSPDLSPDDCVFDVTEYGAVGDGSTDDTDAFIAAWKAACQVESAVLLAPADRTFMITSTIFSGPCKPGLEFRVNGVLMTPEGPDCWPKEDSNKQWLVFYRLDNMTFTGTGTIEGNGEQWWELPCKPHRGPNGSTLPGPCDSPTMIRFFMSSNLVVRGLRIQNSPMFHMKFDGCEGVLIDELSISSPKLSPNTDGIHIENTKSVGIYNSVIANGDDCISIGPSSSNIHIEGVTCGPSHGISIGSLGVHHSQACVSNITVRNAMIRDSDNGVRIKTWQGGSGSVTGLSFDTIQMENVRNCIIIDQYYCLTKGCRNETSAVYVRDISYRNIKGTYDVRSAPIHFACSDTIACTNITMSEVELLPHEGELVDDPFCWNAYGIQQTLTIPPIDCLQDGMPQEIGEAVEYTCST, encoded by the exons ATGGAGAAGAAACTTAACTTACTATGCCTTACTATTATTACTAATATATTGTTGCTCTATAGTTATTCACTCAATGTAGAAGGAAGGCATCACATTTCCAAAAAAACAAAGACCAAAAGTATAACTAGTCATGCTCCTAGTAGTCCTGTTGAGGGTAGTGTTAAGCAACCATCACCATCACAACCATCACCACTATCACCACCGCCAGCTTCTTCTCCTAGTAATGTTGTCCCATCGGACCCAAGTTACGGAGGCAGCCCTGATTTGAGTCCTGATGATTGTGTTTTTGACGTGACGGAGTATGGAGCCGTTGGGGACGGCTCCACCGATGACACAGATGCATTCATTGCGGCTTGGAAAGCCGCGTGTCAAGTCGAGTCTGCAGTGCTCTTGGCTCCTGCGGATCGTACTTTCATGATCACTTCCACTATTTTCTCTGGCCCTTGCAAGCCTGGACTCGAATTTCGC GTAAATGGAGTGCTAATGACACCAGAAGGACCAGATTGTTGGCCTAAAGAAGACAGTAACAAGCAATGGCTTGTGTTTTACAGACTTGATAATATGACTTTTACTGGTACTGGTACTATTGAAGGTAATGGTGAACAATGGTGGGAGCTCCCCTGCAAACCTCACAGg GGACCTAATGGCTCTACTTTGCCTGGACCATGTGACAGCCCTACT ATGATAAGGTTTTTCATGAGCTCGAATTTGGTGGTGAGAGGTTTAAGAATACAAAACAGTCCAATGTTCCACATGAAATTTGATGGATGTGAAGGAGTACTCATAGATGAATTGTCAATTTCTTCACCTAAACTTAGCCCAAACACTGATGGAATTCACATTGAGAACACCAAATCTGTTGGAATCTACAACTCCGTCATAGCCAATG GGGATGATTGCATATCAATTGGACCTAGTAGTTCAAACATTCATATTGAAGGAGTCACATGTGGGCCTAGTCACGGGATCAG TATTGGGAGCCTAGGGGTGCACCATAGCCAGGCATGTGTGTCAAACATTACGGTCCGCAATGCCATGATTCGAGACTCTGACAACGGAGTTCGAATCAAGACATGGCAAGGAGGGTCAGGATCAGTAACAGGATTGTCGTTTGATACAATTCAGATGGAAAATGTGCGCAATTGCATCATCATAGATCAATATTACTGCCTCACCAAGGGATGTCGGAACGAGACGTCGGCCGTCTATGTGCGCGACATCTCTTACCGAAACATCAAGGGAACTTACGACGTGCGTAGTGCTCCCATACACTTTGCCTGCAGTGACACCATTGCTTGCACAAACATTACAATGTCTGAAGTTGAACTTCTACCACATGAAGGCGAACTCGTAGACGATCCCTTTTGCTGGAACGCGTATGGAATTCAACAAACGTTGACGATACCTCCGATTGATTGCTTGCAAGATGGAATGCCACAGGAAATTGGAGAGGCTGTTGAATATACCTGCAGTACCTGA